A part of Indicator indicator isolate 239-I01 chromosome 15, UM_Iind_1.1, whole genome shotgun sequence genomic DNA contains:
- the LOC128971863 gene encoding 2-epi-5-epi-valiolone synthase-like, which produces MPLSGEVFAPVALTTMPQEPQQTDFQLVRVKSTWCRVKKGEALSDGEDQMILSEAKIGECISEGGISWTIEAPIYFCYKVVETYNILDPSNTTLLWGHITDPQQLELATSGKRKLRRFIVIDEVVDELYGSKVREYFEENNVQHKILALPTTEETKSMDLVLTILQEVQNFSLDRRTEPIVAIGGGVCLDIVGLAASLYRRRTPYIRVPTTLLSYVDASVGAKNGVNFLQCKNKLGGYTPPVASFLDRSFIQSIPRRHISNGLGEILKMALMKHKGLFDLLKNHGKYLLDTKFQSYSGFADPGDAALQTTRIAIETMLEELAPNLWEDDLDRLVDFGHIISPELEMRVLPSLMHGEAVNIDMAFMTYVAYVRGFLTAQEKEQIIQCMTGLELPVWHGGCSWSLIKKALMERLKHSGGQPRMPLPTGLGTAEIFNDTCEETLERAYKLWVRDCKTVLEEEPAAL; this is translated from the exons ATGCCGTTGTCAGGAGAAGTCTTTGCTCCAGTGGCCCTGACCACGATGCCCCAGGAACCCCAGCAGACAGACTTCCAGCTGGTGCGAGTCAAGAGCACGTGGTGCCGCGTCAAGAAAGGAGAAGCTCTTTCCGATGGCGAGGACCAGATGATTCTCTCTGAAGCAAAAAT AGGTGAATGCATCTCTGAAGGTGGGATTTCCTGGACTATTGAAGCTCCCATCTATTTTTGCTACAAAGTGGTAGAAACGTACAATATTCTGGATCCCTCCAACACTACTCTGCTCTGGGGTCACATTACTGACCCCCAGCAGCTGGAGTTAGCCACCAGTggcaaaaggaagctgaggcGCTTTATTGTCATAGATGAAGTCGTTGATGAACTTTATGGTTCCAAAGTCAGAGAATACTTTGAAGAGAACAACGTTCAGCACAAAATCCTTGCCCTGCCTACCactgaagaaacaaaatccATGGACCTGGTCTTGACTATCTTGCAAGAAGTCCAGAACTTCAGCCTGGACAGGCGAACGGAGCCCATCGTGGCCATCGGAGGAGGTGTCTGCCTGGACATCGTAGGTCTAGCAGCGTCGCTCTACAGAAGACGTACCCCTTACATCCGGGTCCCCACAACCCTTCTCTCTTACGTTGATGCCAGCGTGGGGGCAAAGAATGGAGTGAATTTCCTGCAGTGCAAGAACAAGCTCGGAGGTTACACTCCCCCAGTAGCTAGCTTCCTGGATAGATCCTTCATTCAGAGCATTCCTCGGCGACACATCTCCAATGGCCTCGGGGAAATTTTAAAG ATGGCACTCATGAAACACAAAGGGCTATTTGACCTGCTCAAGAACCATGGGAAATACCTGTTGGACACCAAGTTCCAGTCCTACAGTGGCTTTGCTGATCCTGGGGATGCGGCACTGCAGACTACCAGGATTGCCATTGAAACCATGTTGGAAGAGCTGGCTCCCAACCTCTGGGAGGatgacctggacagactggttGATTTTGGTCACATTataagcccagaactggaaatg AGGGTTCTGCCATCACTGATGCACGGAGAAGCTGTGAACATCGACATGGCATTCATGACGTACGTCGCCTACGTGCGGGGGTTCCTCACCGCTCAGGAGAAGGaacagatcatccagtgcatgacgggcctggagctgccagtCTGGCATGGTGGCTGCAGCTGGTCCCTCATCAAGAAAGCCCTGATGGAGCGTTTAAAGCACAGCGGGGGACAGCCCCGGATGCCTCTCCCCACTGGCCTTGGCACAGCAG AGATATTCAATGACACTTGTGAGGAGACCCTGGAAAGAGCATACAAGCTGTGGGTCAGGGACTGCAAGACAGTCCTGGAAGAAGAGCCAGCTGCCCTTTGA